AGTAAGTGTCGTTTTGGTAATTTATTGCAAAGGTTCACTTaacaaaacttgaaatatttctGTGCCAATTACTGTGcaaataactttgtattaaGTGCGcgaaaattatatgaaagttTAACCattgttataacttttttgtacaagtcaagagctaaaatataaagtgtaaGTATTAAGTGTAAAGTGAACACTGCATATTCATTATTGTATTAGTGAACAAATCATCTTAATGCATTTTTATGAAGAAGCGAGACGCGGTCAATACCACCGACAGATGGCGCTGCAGCCGCAAATGCATTAACAGCAATTTTTGCTAATCATAGCTTCGACTTATTTTGCACGTTGCGTACATTAAAGACTTCAATTTCCTACTGTCTTATGTAGGAACTTAACATGAAGATTTTAGGAAACAAACAACTAGGAACTCAGAAGCACTTTGAtgcactttattttaattattaatatgttaaaatgaaaataactgCCACaaccaattaaaataaataacaaacgaTATCAGTAGATTAATACAAACATCGCTTTATGTCGTTGTAGCGATCTCTCAACGTCCGAGGAGCGGGCCGGGCcgttaaattaagataaagtGCGAGATAATCGCAAACACGTAATACTAAAATACTAAAACTACATCTGCACgttcttaaattattacaaatatgtttaatttaaaactgctAACATTACATGATACTGAACCAAAGTATTAAATTTCCGCGAGCACTTCCCCCACAATGAGCTCTACGTCCGGGGCCCAGTTTAGtttgtgtatttgtgttttgaAACAATTGCAGACTTTTAGCGCGTGCAGACAGGCGTCCATCTTGTCCGGGTACTGCTGCTCACACTGATGTAGTATGTCGATCAGTTGCTGTGCCATTGCCTCGTctgtttacaaaacaaatttccCTAAGATATATTAAACTGAAAAGGCCTCTTAAACTGAAAGCCGATACAAGGAGTATCCGTAACTGTCAAGACATTGATTAGGACTGCGACAAGATTAGCAATAAGCTactagattaaaattataggtAAAAGAGATGCGGTAGTCGTGTATTTGCGAAAAACCAAGCCCCAACAGTAACTAGTATCTCACCGGCGCCGTGTTTCTTTGCGAAATTAGCGGCGTTTCCATGGTGCAGACTGCCGTCTGGTTCCAGCAGGTCCAGCTTTGAAGAAAGGCACACGATGGCGCACCCCGTAAGcctgttatttattatgtagtcCTCGCGCCAAAACTGAGCGAATTCTATATCGACAACGTCGGGGAGattcaactaaaaaaaatcgtaccacgtaaataaaaatgttctacagacaatataattttatttcaatatgaaTTATTTGGCAATTTTACCTCACTTTTACACGTGTCCAGACCTTTCATGTAATTTATTGACATAGTTTGTATGATTTCTTGAGAAGAATAAACAGTTTTACATGTAAGCATACATACTATGACtacaaatattatctttttgtcCATGTTTAACTtcacttaatatttaagaaaaaactaatttatttctctGGGTGCTTCATTTTATAGCAGTAGCAAGTTGTCAATTACTGGGTTGTAATTGTGAGTGAGGCACCAACCGACACTTGCTTAGTCAATTAACTTGTCAGGAAAGAGAGATGAGTGCGAATTATTTGTTTCCTAACATGTAGTggtaattaataagaaaaatatcaactgtACACGTAGTGATGTTAAATCAGTCACAAAGACAAGACGATgtggttattttataatttttttaatcatgtaACATAATACGAGTATGCTGCAGTCTTACGAGTTGTAAGACCACACTGGATTGTGTAAGTTGAGacttgttcttttttatttattgatttaaaaatatatacactcCTATTTAACGTCGTCAGCTCATTAcatgtccccactgaggggcccAGAGCCTACCCAATTTAGGGATGACTGGGCCATTGTCAAACACGCTGACCGAGTGCGGGTTGGTACCGAACGAACCCGGACCTTGTAGATTACGGTCCGGTCAAACATGAGCTTAAAACTGAACCACTGACGCTCCTATATAACGTAGCtgttaaatgtataatattttcaacaccAAATAACTTACGCTTGATTACAACTTTACTACCATgtgttaaatacaataaacattttcacgTTTTCATGTGAATTCGTTCGTAATGTTAGAGCAGTCGTtttaagttcaattttattatttatttatataacaactaCTTACTATTCTGAATTGCAAatacacaaaaacaatttattacatttattattatgacatGACTAGAATCTGCGCGATTAATTTGCACTCTATAGATATATTCTTTgagtttgttttcttttgttttatacgaAAAGTTACACAAACTAATGGTTGTTGGCATAAGAAATAGGGTTGCCACCTCTTTGAATTTGGCCCGACGTCACCGGCTTCGTGTACATTATTGTGAGAGTAAGTAACGTGAAATGTCACAAGTCAAGGAGTCAAGTAAGTACGTACCCGAACACTTGTAGTTGTTTTTTAACTACCAGTGTTCGGATCTACGTTTAAAGAAAGGTAGTAGCCCTAACAGAAAACGATATTGAAGGTGAAGTGGGAAAAGAAAACAGCAAATACAAGTTGGCGCGTTGCTGCAGCGCTGACAAGCTGATGGATGAAGTTGACGCACCTACGAagaaatcattaaatattaatgctgacacatgattttttttctcgcAGAACATTTCCGGTATATCATGTCCATTATTCCggttattttacaaaacaggctctagactaaatctTTTTGGAGACAAAAAAGGTAAatcttgaaattataatacgctaaaaaaatttataattactcgGCTTTGCTCTTGCTTTGTTGCAGGCGCCGGCAATGATAAaaggtatttaattaaaaatggttttttttttaactttctgtttgtataaatttaaatgtatgtacaaataattatttaacgtaCTTTGTCTTTATGTGATTTCGACGTGGGACACCTACATATATTTTGCCCCCTACGTTCATTGCCTGTTACTTTAAATCATTGTAAAGTACACACATAACATTGCAGAATCCCAATAATAACATAGATAATGTAAATCTCAGACATGGCATATGCCATAAAGAAAGGTAGGGGCGGCGGACAATGAGCGATCGCGCCATGCACGGCGCCTGGCTGACATTCAGTACACGTAGAGCGCGGGGCGTCGGGCGTCGGGCGCCGGGCGTCGGGCGTCGGGGGAGACATAAATATTACCAAAGAAATCGCGACCTCTTTTATAtggaaatttttatatattccaccaaacaaagtcgcgggcggcaTGTGTGTCGCGTTCGGTTTTATTGTTTAGAGATAATAGGATGTGCAGGTGCACACCGACGCGCCGCGCCGTGCCGCCGCTCGCAACTCCACATGTAACGATATCGAACACTTACTTTGAACGACCTCGATACTGcggaattataattttacgcaTTGTTTACTTCCcctaaaacaatgtttttatataggtACCCATATGTACAATGATAGAAAAgtgctaataaaataaataaaaatggagaACTTTCGTGAAAtttaacgaaaataaaatacatctgTCCAATTTTATATTGCCTTTggtgtcaaaataaaataaaaaaagaagtaaattttactaaaattatttgtaatacgtaaatattatatcaaatcatatttaatataattatttaataataaattgttctaAATCTACGGCAGCGCCAAACGAGATGCTCGGTGCGTGAGGGATCACTCTCCGCCGCCATGATAGATGGAAATACTATCTGCCCGCGAAAGAAACTAATGGCCACTACACCTGCCGTGGACTGGGGGCCGAGCTCACCAACAATCATTCATATCACGTACAtatataattagtaaaaactatatttttttcaaatcgtcACTTTCCAAAACagtttgaagaaaaaaaaatataacattggcGTACCAAACTCGATGTACAAATATGGTACACAAATATAATAGGTATGGTATAatgtattgaatttattctttaagctgcatttattttattaaaagtgaaaaatcATAGATTTGAGTTCACCAAATCAAGGAACAATCTAGTATAATACACATTGCTACACAATTACGGTTCAGTAAAAAGCAATTGCCGTGTGTTCCAGGCGACAGCCTTCACGTGCTGGCCATCCGTCACTGCGAGACTCCCGACTAGGGCTATGGGAAAGTGATTCCGCACTCCGCAGCCAATGGACCACGGAATGGGAATCGTGACAGGAATACTCACACACACGACATCAACGCGGACTTGGTAAAAACATTATGACAACAACTtgtaatatctaatatataaaattctcgtgtcacagttttcgtcactgtactcctccgaaacggcttgaccgattctcatgaaattttgtgagcatattcaataggtctgagaatcggccaacatctatttttcattttattttttaactgcgcgcggacggagtagcgggcgacagctagtattgtataCGGAACTCTGAGTTAAAGGATTAGATTTATATGATAATGAAATGCAAGAAATTGGAACTTGTAAATGGTCTTGTTGCCAATAAGTATAACAacatgttgttgttgtttgaATCATAGAAGCAACGTTGTTCTTTACGTAAAATGTGCAAAAACAACGTGAGTTAATGAAGTGATAACATTGCGGACATGGTACATAAAAGTTGATAACGAGAAACATAGAATAGTTTTTATTCTTGTTGTAGAAATGTTGGCGCACGCGGGGACGTTTGTCGTGGGTGGTCAGTCACCAGTCGGGCAAGTGCCTCGCATTCCACGGAGATCTTGTGTCAACGCGCGCAAAACATGTAGCAATGATCGCAAATAGAACCTTACACTAGGCTAGGTGTTCACAGATCCAACTTCCAATTCTTCTTTCCTAGCATCTCATATAAAATGAGCAGTTCTTTGTTTTTTCGGGTTATAAGCTGACTGATTAGATTTATTGAGACCGCAGATAGCAAATTGTACATGTTCTATGATTTCGACTACTCTGATTTCTATATAATATCCGCCTCATATTGCTGGTGTGCTCCATCATCTGTAGTCAAGTCATTGGTTTACAAGGAACCCACACGGACTTGAGCAGTGATGTACAAGATAGATATTGCACACACAAACAGATGATAATTTccctaatatatattttacagcgAAGACGCAGTGCTTTGTAAACAACTCTAATAGCAGCctttgaagaaataaatacagCGTGAGTTGACAGTACTGGGCAGTTAATACGCTGTTCGATCCATTGGGAAAACAGCGATTACTAGATGTTATGGCGCAGAACCCAAGGTGTATAATAAATTGCTATTCCTTTATGCTCATGAtgacaaaaatgtataatttacattCCTAATGAGGCCGTAATAAAGCGATTTTCTTGCATATATATAACTGTGACCCGGACGATGGAAGTGCCACTATGGATATGGGTTTGGTGCGCTGGTGTCTGAGCTGTGTGCTGGTAGGTCTGGCGCTGGCAGctgcgcccgccgccgccacgGCAGAGATCATGAGCCACGTCACCGCGCACTTCGGACAGACGTTAGAGGAATGCCGAGAGGAGGtaatatttaacagtggtgGAGTAttcataaagaaaacaaattttacaacTCAAcgagtacaaaaatattttgtttaaaacaagAAAGCATCTTACTTCTCTTTAAGTTTGGTTAGGATTTGTAATATTGTATCCTATGCAGTCGGGGCTGACGACGGACATGATGGCGGCGTTCGCGCACTACTGGAGTGAGGACTTCGGGAAGGCGACGGTGCCACGCGAGTTCGGCTGCGCCCTCATCTGCATGTCGCACAAGTTGTCGCTGTTGCAGCACGACGTGCGTCTGCACCGCCTCAACATGGACGACTACATACGCAGCTTCCCAAACGGTCAGCAAAAAACAACTGTACCATTTGTCCCGGACATATcgttgtaatttatttcaagtgAAACTGcttcatttaaatacaaaacataactTTAAAGACGTGTCTCCCTAGCTTTAGTGAGTCACGTCACTTGGTGAACGCTCGATGAGtactttataacataattaatgttattttcaggTGATTTGTTGTCGAAGAAGATGGTGGATATGATTCACGAATGCGAGCAGCAGCACGACACTGTGGACGACGACTGCGAACGCATCGTGAACGTCTCCCTGTGCTTCCGGAGCACCGCCCAGCGCGAGGGCATCGCGCCCAACCTCGCCATGGTGGAGGCCGCGCTCGAGCAGTACACGTAGAGCGCACTCTGACGCGTAGCACAACTTTTTAGTCTCAGTTATTTCGTTATACTTCTATATAGAATATAAAGcccttaataaaacatttttggatAGACTTCTACTGAgctacataatttaaaataccgaCACAACATGTCCTGCATGGTTCATTCAATGATCGCTATGTCGTCGTACCTGGCGATTGTGTGCAGGTGCGCACTGGTGGCCAGCTTGACGAGCGGGCGGTGCGGCGGGCGGCTGGGGCGTGAGGGCGGGCTGTAGGTGTACTCCCCCGCCTGCGCGTCACCCCCGCCGGCGCCGTCGCCCGTCAGCCACGACCAGTGCTCAGCCATGTTCACCCAGCACGTAGCACACAGCAAGCACTAGCACCTTCACCGTTATTTCTCACTTAACACTTCACTCAAATAATTATCACACAATTGATCTTAGAAACGAATTATTTCACTAATCTGTTCGCATTCTAGTTATTGGTAGTCCAAACATTTTAGGATAGAACAGGATAGAACTTATACTAGAGACAAATATAATTCTCTCACACATCATTTTTTTCAACTCTAACGGTTTAGCTTACGTAAgctaaaaagaatatttaaggGGTTCAAAAATACGCTGctgatttattcatttatactAAACTTTAGTTATCATACATTATATCTTCATTCACCCGGTGAAAACCGTATTATAATCCGTTTCAGCGGCGCATCAGAACGTAGAAGCCAAACAGAGGTTACAGAGGTCACGAAAActgaatttcttttataacatttatgaaAGAACATATTAGATTGAGTAACGGGTGAAGCTAACGCCGAGTGGAAACCTTTTTGTCCAATTAAATAGATCATTTGGTAACAATAAATCAAATCTCACAATTTTCTCGTCCACTCAACGATATCATCCTTCAAGTTTCCGTCTAACAagtcttat
This DNA window, taken from Papilio machaon chromosome 16, ilPapMach1.1, whole genome shotgun sequence, encodes the following:
- the LOC106718877 gene encoding pheromone-binding protein — encoded protein: MDKKIIFVVIVCMLTCKTVYSSQEIIQTMSINYMKGLDTCKSELNLPDVVDIEFAQFWREDYIINNRLTGCAIVCLSSKLDLLEPDGSLHHGNAANFAKKHGADEAMAQQLIDILHQCEQQYPDKMDACLHALKVCNCFKTQIHKLNWAPDVELIVGEVLAEI
- the LOC106718876 gene encoding general odorant-binding protein 2, giving the protein MDMGLVRWCLSCVLVGLALAAAPAAATAEIMSHVTAHFGQTLEECREESGLTTDMMAAFAHYWSEDFGKATVPREFGCALICMSHKLSLLQHDVRLHRLNMDDYIRSFPNGDLLSKKMVDMIHECEQQHDTVDDDCERIVNVSLCFRSTAQREGIAPNLAMVEAALEQYT